Proteins encoded within one genomic window of Brassica rapa cultivar Chiifu-401-42 chromosome A09, CAAS_Brap_v3.01, whole genome shotgun sequence:
- the LOC103849368 gene encoding plant UBX domain-containing protein 8 encodes MASPNQEAIATFISITGASDAVAAQKLQEHRGDLNQAINAYFIEGDRNAVREAPVNVPEDDAMDIDDDDDVIPPAAQSLLNAAGGPFSLLDSDFARSIFDRDPLMPRPPSFVSHPREVRQIPIEVKDSTGPSEPSPDAPTIEDVTETAHVIAPAAQGTVIIDEESDDDVPFAPTRRTRHVVPAPNNIQDYREVEEEMIRAAIEASKMEAEGLNHPLPEERPSHMGDDDDIAKAVTMSLKSAEEETLRNQVFKASTSEIGTSETAAAQGSESTQALNGRLAAPSAPFEDDSDDVDDEPLYRHRPRRVASGTPAPPSPDRSRSRSPEGDNPVDSGNRFPSEWGGISSEEHDEAVMLEAAMFGGIPETGYNHRPFLPPQQWAPPRPPSPSLTAQRLIREQQDDEYLASLQADRDRELQSIRDAEARQLQEEAARKAFLEEEKKKEEEAQRKHEEEQELERQLKAKEASLPKEPQADEENAITLLVRMPDGTRHGRRFLRSDKLQSLFDFIDIARVVKPRTYRLVRPYPRHAFGDGESESTLNDLGLSSKQEALFLELI; translated from the exons ATGGCGTCGCCGAATCAGGAAGCAATCGCCACTTTCATCAGCATCACCGGCGCTTCTGACGCCGTCGCCGCTCAGAAGCTCCAG GAGCATCGTGGCGATCTTAATCAAGCTATTAATGCGTATTTCATCGAGGGAGATCGAAATGC AGTACGTGAAGCGCCAGTGAATGTCCCTGAAGACGATGCAATGGAcatagatgatgatgatgatgtgattCCTCCGGCTGCACAATCTCTTCTCAATGCAGCGGGTGGTCCCTTCTCGCTTCTCGATTCAGACTTCGCTAGAAGTATTTTTGATAGGGATCCGCTCATGCCACGCCCGCCTTCCTTCGTTAGTCATCCCAGGGAGGTTAGGCAGATACCCATAGAGGTTAAGGATAGCACTGGGCCATCAGAACCATCTCCTGACGCTCCTACTATTGAGGATGTTACGGAAACAGCACATGTTATCGCCCCTGCTGCCCAAGGGACGGTTATTATTGATGAAGAGAGCGATGATGATGTTCCTTTTGCACCAACTAGGAGAACTAGGCATGTTGTACCTGCACCCAATAATATTCAAGATTACCGTGAGGTGGAAGAAGAGATGATCCGAGCTGCCATTGAGGCCTCAAAGATGGAGGCTGAG GGGTTAAATCATCCTTTGCCTGAAGAGAGGCCTTCTCACATGGGAGATGATGATGACATAGCAAAAGCCGTCACAATGTCACTGAAG TCAGCGGAGGAAGAAACTTTACGCAATCAAGTGTTTAAGGCCTCAACCTCAGAAATAGGAACTTCTGAAACTGCTGCTGCTCAAGGATCAGAAAGTACCCAAGCCCTGAACGGAAG ATTGGCTGCACCTAGCGCACCATTTGAGGATGACTCTGATGACGTTGATGATGAGCCTCTTTATAGACACAGGCCTAGACGTGTGGCATCTGGAACTCCGGCCCCACCTAGCCCTGACCGTTCCCGGAGTAGGAGTCCTGAAGGAGATAATCCAGTGGACAGTGGCAATAGGTTTCCTTCCGAG TGGGGAGGCATTTCGTCTGAGGAACATGATGAAGCTGTGATGCTCGAAGCAGCCATGTTTGGTGGCATTCCTGAAACTGGATATAATCATCGCCCATTCTTACCTCCTCAGCAGTGGGCACCACCACGTCCACCCTCGCCTTCATTGACAGCTCAGAGGTTGATACGTGAACAGCAG GATGATGAGTATCTTGCGTCCCTGCAAGCTGACCGAGATAGAGAACTGCAGTCCATTAGAGATGCTGAGGCACGTCAGTTACAGGAAGAAGCTGCTAGAAAGGCTTTTCTGgaggaagaaaagaaaaaagaggaaGAAGCTCAGAGAAAACATGAGGAGGAACAG GAGCTAGAGAGGCAACTAAAAGCAAAAGAAGCTTCTCTGCCAAAGGAACCGCAAGCAGACGAAGAGAATGCTATTACTCTTCTAGTCAGGATGCCTGATGGAACTCGACATGGCCGCCGATTCCTTAGATCCGATAAACTCCAA tctcttttcgatttcataGACATTGCAAGAGTGGTGAAACCCAGGACTTACCGACTG GTGAGGCCTTACCCTCGGCATGCGTTTGGGGATGGAGAAAGTGAGTCTACTCTGAATGATCTTGGATTgagcagcaagcaagaagcattgTTTCTTGAGCTTATCTGA
- the LOC117127919 gene encoding uncharacterized protein LOC117127919, with translation MGDSVPLKLALPELKYPIGSQPKEKSAINQYSGSEYISIVDSILKPDEMIRVRGSFLGPIMKLSERGLKLSAKIVYAILSRSIIYVKENEAWFHFGMQPMRFSIREFHMMTGLKCSGALEGPRRETKRFNWELLKGRSHKLSDVVDQLRNTREDASEERVCLAMLILVESILLRKSKGGSFPLEYAKNAQDMTYPWGKEAYIVFLKSIQNAVANHLENKSKFELQGYPLVFLLWILESIPLLRNKFSKCVPTVEVPGPTYLCEKYTEVENPSLDRVLQVEADTKLKVHCILPSIPHDPEDKISIEDKYSDELETVKDVTKKGYKFTADDWENRCVDTFDTLDALIQMMANKKTGQASTPIDEDSVNEKVNRIIEVMEENLKSMKDRMSLLEEENMHLRARVSELEGNNNVFPTNVTQQVNSQNIFFYICIFKYFLEDLVHILECLPNI, from the exons atgggAGATTCAGTACCTCTAAAACTAGCACTGCCAGAGCTGAAGTATCCTATTGGTTCACAACCAAAGGAAAAGTCAGCAATCAACCAATATTCCGGCTCAGAGTATATCTCCATTGTTGACAGCATCCTAAAACCAGATGAGATGATAAGAGTCCGAGGATCATTTCTGGGACCTATAATGAAGCTCAGTGAGAGAGGATTGAAGTTATCAGCAAAGATAGTCTACGCCATTCTCAGTAGAAGCATCATTTATGTCAAGGAGAATGAAGCCTGGTTCCATTTCGGTATGCAGCCAATGaggttctctataagagaattTCATATGATGACAGGCTTGAAATGTAGTGGTGCATTAGAAGGACCACGAAGGGAAACCAAGAGATTTAATTGGGAATTGCTAAAGGGGCGTAGTCATAAGTTAAGTGACGTGGTGGACcagctcagaaacacaagagaagatgcttctgaGGAGAGAGTATGCCTCGCAATGCTCATCCTAGTAGAGAGCATATTATTGCGGAAGAGCAAAGGAGGGAGTTTCCCTTTGGAATATGCGAAAAATGCACAGGATATGACATATCCATGGGGAAAAGAGGCTTACATTGTGTTCCTGAAGTCAATTCAAAACGCTGTCGCGAATCATTTGGAGAATAAATCCAAATTTGAGTTGCAAGGTTATCCTCTAGTATTCCTTCTTTGGATACTAGAGTCGATTCCTTTGCTAAGGAATAAGTTCAGTAAGTGTGTACCAACAGTTGAGGTTCCTGGGCCGACTTACTTGTGTGAAAAATACACTGAGGTAGAGAATCCATCACTTGATAGGGTTTTACAGGTTGAAGCTGATACAAAG CTGAAGGTCCATTGCATACTACCTTCTATTCCTCATGATCCAGAAGATAAAATCTCCATTGAAGACAAATATAGTGACGAGCTGGAAACAGTGAAAGATGTAACAAAGAAAGGGTACAAGTTTACAGCCGATGACTGGGAAAATAGGTGTGTAGACACATTTGATACATTGGATGCTCTTATTCAAATGATGGCAAATAAGAAGACTGGCCAAGCTTCTACTCCGATTGATGAGGATTCAGTAAATGAAAAAGTGAACAGGATCATCGAGGTAATGGAGGAGAATCTGAAGAGCATGAAGGATCGAATGTCATTactggaagaagaaaacatGCATCTTAGAGCCCGTGTGTCAGAGTTGGAAGGAAACAACAATGTTTTTCCCACTAACGTGACACAACAGGTAAATTCTCAAAACATCTTCTTTTACATTtgcattttcaagtattttttggaAGATCTTGTACATATTCTTGAATGTCTTCCTAATATTTGA
- the LOC103849369 gene encoding putative F-box/kelch-repeat protein At4g11750 has translation MKNGEECSPQSPVNMITHLPDDLLLNCLARVSRLYYPILSLVSKKFRSLIASLELYQTRTLLGHSESCLYVYLGFSNDSKLDPRWFTLCKRPTRNPSPNPNLGWFTPCFGLRRILTKRLSNNLMVPVPTSNFSAVYWPYGAIGSNIYTIVEYVHGELSFDRVFYLDCRSHTWHEAPIMWMIRSSPLIRVLDGKLYVLNGFPSNSIEIFDPKTQLWDYVRCPIAEILGTRSSLISFAIDGGFYLYGDKCMVYKPKENKWDVVEYETGLVWASFRLSCVINNVVYSSKLSRVLKWYDSEGRLWRYLKGLDKLPKLPKSFSRLRLVNYGGKIAVLWEKSGGVSSREKKMIWCAVIAVERRSGQEIYGKIEWCEVVLTVPKSCCLLEFFAVTV, from the coding sequence ATGAAGAACGGCGAAGAATGTTCACCGCAATCACCGGTCAATATGATCACACATCTTCCTGACGATTTACTGTTGAATTGCTTAGCTCGAGTTTCAAGATTGTATTACCCGATCCTCTCCTTAGTTTCCAAGAAATTTCGCTCTCTCATTGCATCGCTTGAGCTTTACCAGACCCGAACACTCTTAGGCCACAGCGAGAGTTGTCTTTATGTGTACTTAGGTTTCAGTAACGATTCTAAGTTAGACCCACGTTGGTTCACTCTATGCAAAAGACCAACTCGAAACCCTAGCCCTAACCCTAACTTAGGATGGTTCACTCCATGCTTTGGACTACGTAGAATCCTGACGAAGAGGTTGAGCAACAATCTTATGGTCCCAGTCCCAACTAGTAATTTCTCTGCTGTGTATTGGCCATATGGTGCAATTGGCTCTAATATCTACACCATTGTCGAATACGTACATGGTGAATTATCGTTTGATAGGGTATTTTACTTGGACTGTCGGTCTCACACCTGGCACGAAGCTCCAATCATGTGGATGATCAGAAGCAGCCCACTCATTCGTGTTCTGGATGGTAAACTGTATGTACTGAACGGTTTTCCCTCGAATTCGATTGAGATTTTCGATCCAAAAACCCAATTATGGGATTATGTGAGATGCCCTATAGCAGAGATACTAGGCACGAGGTCTAGTTTAATCAGCTTCGCCATAGACGGGGGGTTTTACCTGTATGGGGATAAATGTATGGTTTACAAGCCCAAGGAAAATAAATGGGATGTCGTAGAGTACGAGACTGGTTTGGTTTGGGCTAGCTTTAGACTTTCTTGTGTGATAAACAACGTAGTCTACAGTTCTAAACTATCCAGAGTGCTTAAATGGTACGACTCCGAGGGGAGATTGTGGAGATATTTGAAGGGTTTGGATAAACTTCCTAAACTACCAAAGAGTTTTAGTCGTCTCAGGTTGGTAAACTATGGTGGAAAGATTGCGGTTTTGTGGGAGAAGAGTGGTGGTGTTTCCTCTAGGGAGAAGAAGATGATTTGGTGTGCTGTGATTGCGGTTGAAAGGCGCAGCGGACAAGAGATTTATGGGAAGATTGAGTGGTGTGAAGTTGTGCTTACTGTCCCCAAGTCATGTTGTTTATTGGAGTTTTTTGCTGTTACGGTCTGA